The following proteins come from a genomic window of Miscanthus floridulus cultivar M001 chromosome 2, ASM1932011v1, whole genome shotgun sequence:
- the LOC136519195 gene encoding pentatricopeptide repeat-containing protein At3g49730-like has protein sequence MRCLLPTPLRRGLSTAADDDPSLASSAEHAYRLLRRHHSDQQRLAAALSASGLDASSPHLLDAVLRRCGAASSLALHFFHWCSPSLPSPLPSSLALLAKSFSRASSAPSPSLLAPLPSQLLGPSLLCPVLRRLPQPRLLPFSLSLLSARPDHDQPALFLSLLESLSKAGHVVTAEQLVEELQPRFPLSLRHYTALLYGWCRQGKLDEAKHVLARMKAADVALDIVAFNTLLAGFVADGRFEDAFELAGQMELRGCPPNAVSYTTLIQGLGSRGRVDEAMRVFVEMRRKGCAPDAVTYGTLVSTFCKAGKISQGYEFLDAMSRDGLRVDAAVYHGFFVAHEKKEQLEECLELMERMRECRCPPDLKIYNVVIRLACRLGETKQAMTLWNEMESGGLSPGVDTFAIMVSGLVGQGLLIEACSYFKDMVGRGLFVAPQYGVLKDLLNVLVRDEKLELAKDVWECIVSKGCELNVSAWTIWIHALYAKKHVKEACLYCLDMLEAGLMPQPDTFAKLMKGLKKLYNRQIAAEITEKVRKMAEERHVSFKMYKRRGVRDLEKKPKAKRKGQKQRRRGQPGHGQSSRNADILDG, from the coding sequence ATGCGGTGCCTCCTCCCCACCCCTCTCCGCCGCGGcctctccaccgccgccgacgaCGATCCTAGCCTAGCCTCCTCCGCGGAGCACGCGTACCGGCTCCTCCGCCGCCACCACTCCGACCAGCAGAGGCTCGCCGCCGCGCTGTCCGCGTCGGGTCTCGACGCCTCCTCGCCGCACCTCCTCGACGCCGTCCTGCGCCGCTGCGGCGCCGCCTCCTCCCTCGCGCTGCACTTCTTCCACTGGTGCTCCCCGTCGTTGCCCTCGCCGCTCCCGTCCTCCCTAGCGCTCCTCGCCAAGTCCTTCTCCCGCGCCTCCTCCGCGCCGTCCCCGTCCCTCCTCGCGCCGCTCCCCTCTCAACTCCTCGGCCCCTCCCTCCTGTGCCCCGTCCTGCGCCGCCTCCCGCAACCGCGCCTCCTGCCGTTCTCGCTCTCACTGCTCTCCGCCCGCCCCGACCACGACCAGCCCGCCCTCTTTCTTTCCCTCCTCGAGTCCCTCTCCAAGGCCGGCCACGTCGTCACCGCCGAGCAGCTTGTCGAGGAGCTCCAGCCCCGGTTCCCGCTTTCGCTCCGCCACTACACGGCCCTGCTCTACGGATGGTGCCGCCAGGGCAAGCTCGACGAGGCCAAGCACGTGCTCGCTCGCATGAAGGCTGCGGATGTCGCCCTTGACATCGTCGCCTTCAACACCCTGCTCGCTGGCTTCGTCGCGGACGGGAGGTTCGAGGACGCGTTCGAGCTGGCGGGGCAGATGGAGCTGCGTGGCTGCCCGCCGAACGCGGTGTCGTACACCACCCTCATTCAGGGGCTTGGCTCGAGGGGGAGAGTTGATGAGGCCATGCGGGTGTTTGTGGAAATGCGAAGGAAGGGGTGCGCGCCTGATGCTGTCACGTACGGCACCCTGGTTAGCACGTTTTGCAAGGCTGGCAAGATATCCCAGGGGTACGAGTTCTTGGACGCCATGTCAAGGGATGGCCTGCGGGTGGACGCTGCTGTGTACCATGGGTTCTTTGTTGCACACGAGaagaaggagcagcttgaggagTGCCTGGAGCTGATGGAGAGGATGCGGGAGTGCCGGTGTCCACCAGACCTCAAGATATACAATGTGGTGATTCGGTTGGCCTGCAGGCTTGGGGAGACCAAGCAAGCCATGACATTGTGGAATGAGATGGAAAGTGGTGGGCTCAGCCCTGGGGTCGACACATTTGCTATCATGGTGAGTGGCCTTGTTGGGCAGGGTTTGCTGATTGAGGCATGCAGTTATTTTAAAGACATGGTTGGGAGGGGGCTCTTTGTTGCACCGCAATATGGGGTGCTCAAGGACCTCCTCAATGTGTTGGTCAGAGATGAGAAACTTGAGCTTGCGAAGGATGTTTGGGAATGTATTGTGAGCAAAGGCTGTGAGCTCAATGTGAGTGCATGGACTATTTGGATACATGCATTGTATGCGAAGAAACATGTCAAGGAGGCCTGCCTGTATTGCTTGGACATGCTAGAGGCAGGGCTGATGCCACAGCCTGACACATTTGCAAAGTTGATGAAGGGGCTGAAGAAGCTGTACAACCGTCAGATTGCTGCTGAGATCACTGAGAAAGTTAGGAAGATGGCGGAGGAGAGACATGTTAGCTTTAAGATGTATAAGAGACGTGGGGTGAGGGATCTTGAAAAGAAACCCAAGGCAAAGAGGAAAGGACAGAAACAGAGGCGTCGGGGGCAGCCTGGTCATGGTCAGTCTAGTAGGAATGCTGACATTTTGGATGGCTAA
- the LOC136538125 gene encoding uncharacterized protein: MAPHPHPQEDKSDRQSAGAGASREQERRPSKAWGILIFGLIGVTTASFAITQVRRSVDWFYTQLNKVQTTSSWRYTSNSSSRVSFSEEAKKRYYQRMQQEYEEEQERVQRIRHMQSVFNRERNKSRRGYESWRENGPPGGYNYIPRDDWYWQTDTSHSEHKNRRTYTPAGPRVYPMSHHYAVLGLDRSRATPYTDAEVKTAFRTKAMEVHPDQNQDDREAAEEKFKEVVKSYEAIKLERKNG, translated from the exons ATGgcgccgcacccgcacccgcaggAGGACAAATCAGACCGCCagagcgccggcgccggcgcgtcgAGGGAGCAGGAGCGGCGGCCGTCCAAGGCATGGGGAATCCTCATCTTCGGCCTCATCGGCGTCACCACTGCCAGTTTCGCG ATTACTCAAGTTCGCAGAAGCGTGGACTGGTTCTACACTCAG TTGAATAAAGTGCAGACAACATCGTCTTGGAGGTATACAAGTAATAGCTCAAGTCGTGTAAGTTTCAGTGAGGAAGCTAAGAAAAGATATTATCAGCGAATGCAGCAGGAATATGAAGAGGAACAAGAGAGAGTT CAAAGAATAAGGCATATGCAAAGTGTTTTCAACAGAGAGAGGAATAAATCTAGACGAGGTTATGAAAGCTGGAGGGAGAATGGCCCTCCTGGTGGCTACAATTACATCCCTCGGGATGATTGGTATTGGCAGACTGATACTTCTCACTCGGAACATAAAAATAGACGGACGTACACACCGGCAGGACCTAGGGTTTATCCTATGTCGCATCACTATGCAGTTCTGGGTCTTGACAG ATCACGAGCAACACCATATACAGATGCAGAAGTGAAG ACTGCTTTTAGAACAAAAGCAATGGAAGTACATCCTGATCAAAATCAAGATGATAGAG AGGCTGCAGAAGAGAAGTTCAAAGAGGTTGTCAAATCTTACGAAGCAATTAAATTGGAGAGAAAAAACGGTTAA
- the LOC136538126 gene encoding F-box protein SKIP23-like produces the protein MDRGTSTVARGRRRGPPLPVRAPHGRWRDTPPPSVAWVQARRSTERPPASEPARPSAGREPELLSWADLPADILGLVVGRLPRVDDRARLRSVCRAWRAAARVHGRPPPPLPLLVLSDFSFSAFCADGAMAGVRRIPLPSREMAAGVRCVGSFHGWLVGVQLNKGRYFGDGRCFLMNAFYQDVVRLPPPSVNTHSLDAYSKSLPIANGSGAVQCTVNGAQYVMSFCKVVLSSSPDHDGKCIVAAVSVHRSTASLALWRPGMTSWCVCQGGCISKFSDIALYQGKVYMFSKVTTNLFVFDISEDESGLMVSGVERCVTELPEVKDSYGQRWNIVEWHGKLLLVVIYLGLEGWHNICKIGVFEVDLSTNPFRFTEINSLDGDCIFISPCSSNSFRVCLYDGVEDDLIYFIDGGLNHSRNASPFDKFVYNMRNGTLAPFAVEITEDNLRAPDGSLMNPTWFFPSE, from the coding sequence ATGGATCGCGGCACGAGCACAGTAGCCCGTGGACGGAGGCGAGGCCCACCTCTACCCGTCCGCGCCCCACACGGGCGCTGGCGTGACACACCACCGCCGTCGGTGGCTTGGGTGCAGGCAAGGCGTTCGACGGAACGCCCCCCGGCTTCCGAGCCGGCAAGGCCCAGCGCGGGGCGCGAGCCGGAGCTCCTATCGTGGGCGGACCTCCCGGCGGACATTCTGGGACTCGTGGTCGGTCGCCTCCCCCGCGTCGACGACCGCGCCAGGCTGCGCTCTGTCTGCCGGGCGTGGCGCGCCGCGGCGCGCGTTCatggccggccgccgccgccgctcccgctaCTCGTGCTCTCCGACTTCTCCTTCTCCGCCTTCTGCGCCGACGGGGCTATGGCGGGCGTGCGACGCATCCCTCTGCCCTCACGGGAGATGGCGGCTGGCGTCCGCTGCGTGGGCTCCTTTCACGGGTGGCTCGTCGGTGTGCAGCTCAACAAAGGTCGCTACTTTGGTGATGGCCGGTGCTTCCTGATGAACGCTTTCTACCAGGACGTCGTCCGCCTCCCGCCGCCTTCTGTAAACACCCACTCCCTCGATGCCTATAGTAAATCTCTCCCCATCGCTAATGGCTCTGGTGCAGTGCAATGCACGGTCAATGGCGCCCAGTATGTGATGTCGTTCTGCAAGGTAGTCTTGTCCTCCTCACCGGACCATGATGGCAAGTGCATCGTGGCTGCTGTCTCCGTGCACAGGAGCACAGCTAGCCTTGCCCTCTGGCGGCCTGGGATGACGTCGTGGTGCGTGTGCCAAGGTGGCTGCATCAGTAAGTTCAGTGACATTGCCTTGTACCAGGGAAAGGTCTACATGTTTAGCAAGGTCACCACGAACCTCTTTGTCTTTGACATCTCAGAAGATGAGAGTGGCCTGATGGTTTCTGGTGTCGAGCGCTGTGTGACTGAACTGCCTGAGGTCAAGGATAGCTATGGACAGAGGTGGAACATAGTTGAGTGGCATGGGAAACTATTGCTGGTTGTGATATACTTGGGACTTGAAGGCTGGCACAATATTTGTAAGATTGGGGTATTTGAGGTGGATCTGAGCACAAACCCTTTCAGATTCACTGAGATCAACAGCTTGGATGGCGACTGCATTTTCATCAGCCCCTGCAGCAGCAATTCCTTCCGTGTATGTCTGTATGACGGAGTCGAAGATGATCTCATCTACTTCATTGATGGTGGCCTCAACCACTCTAGAAATGCGTCCCCTTTTGATAAGTTTGTGTACAACATGAGGAATGGTACATTGGCGCCATTTGCTGTGGAAATAACAGAAGACAACCTTCGGGCACCAGATGGCAGCCTGATGAATCCAACATGGTTCTTTCCTTCTGAATGA